ATCAGGCCGGAGGTGCCCACGTCCAGGCGGTGCACGATGCCCTGGCGCTCGGACGCGCCCGAGGTGGAGATGCGGTAGCCGGCGGCGGCGAGACCGCCGATGACGGTGGTACCGGTCCAGCCGGGGCTCGGGTGCGCGGCGACGCCGACCGGCTTGACGATCACGACGATGTCGTCGTCGTCGTGGACGATCTCCATGCCCTCCACGGGCTCCGCGACGATCTGCACCGGCGCGGGCGCGGCGGGCATCTCGACCTCCAGCCAGGCCCCGCCGGTGACCCGGTCGGACTTCCCGGCCTCGGCTCCGTCGAGCTGGACCTTGCCCGCGGCCGCGAGTTCGGCCGCCTTGGTGCGGGAGAAACCGAACATGCGGGCGATGGCGGCGTCGACGCGCTCGCCTTCGAGGCCATCGGGGACGGGAAGGGCGCGGATCTCGGGAATGGTGCTCACCCGTCGAGTATGCCGGACGGGCCGGACCCGCCCGAACGCCCGTCCCGGGCGGCGGCGGCCCCGGTCCGCCCGGGACCGGGCCGCCGGGCGTGCGGCAGGCGGTCAGTCGTCGGTGTGGACGGTGCCGTCCGGGTCCAGGCCGCGGAAGGAGAGGATCACGATCAGGAAGCCGCCGCAGACGATCGCGGAGTCGGCGAGGTTGAAGACCGCGAAGTGCGCGGGGGCGATGAAGTCCACCACCCCGCCCTCGAAGCCGCCGGGGGACCGGAAGAGCCGGTCGGTGAGGTTGCCGAAGGCGCCGCCGAGCAGCAGGCCGAGCGCGATGGCCCACGGCAGGCTGTAGAGCTTGCGGGCGAGGCGCGCGATGACCACGATCACGGCGGTGGCGATCACGGTGAAGACGATGGTCATCGCCTCGCCGATACCGAAGGCCGCGCCGCGGTTGCGGATCACGTTGAACTGGAGCCAGGTGCCGAACACCTGGATCGGATCGTGGTGCTCCAGCTTGGCCACCACGAGGAGCTTGCTGAGCAGATCGAGCAGGTAGGCGAAAGCGGCGACCGAGACGAGCACGCCGATCCGCCGCTTGCCCTTGGCCGCGCTGTTCTCGCCGGCCGTCGCCTCTCCGGCCCCGTCGGCGCCCTCCGGCATACCGGTGGCCTGTTCCGCCTCTGTCACGTGAGTCCCTCGACGTCGTCCCACGCCAGGGCCCTGCCTGGCTGAGGTCGAGGGTACGGCACGGCGTGGGCGCCCGGTCAGCGACGTTCCTGACGCTGCTTGCACTCGACACACAGCGTGGCCCGCGGGAAGGCCTGCATCCGGGCCTTCCCGATGGGATTGCCACAGTTCTCACAGATCCCGTACGTACCGGCGTCGAGCCGCTCCAGCGCCCGCTCGGTCTGCTCCAGCATCTCCCGCGCGTTGGCGGCCAGGGCCAGCTCGTGCTCGCGGGTGATGTTCTTGGTGCCGGTGTCGGCCTGGTCGTCGCCCGCGCCGTCGCCCGAGTCGCGCATCAGGCCGCTGATCGCCTCCTGGGCGGCTTCGATCTCGGTCCGCAGCCGGAGGACCTCGCCCCGCAGGTCCGTCCGGGCCTCGGCCACCTCCTCGGGCGACCAGGGCTCCTCGCCGGGGCGTACGGCGAGGGCCCCGGCCTCCGCGGCGCCCGCCCGGGCCCCCGGCACCGTCGTCCCGGCCTGCGCCTCGCTCATGGTCTTCTTCACGGCCACCGTCCTGTCTCCCGTCTTCTTGGCGGATGCCGCTCGCGCGGCTTGAACGGCCGGGTCGGCCTGTACGGCCGTGGCCTCGGCGGGCGCGGCCTTCTCGGCCGCGGCCCTGGTGGAGATCTTGGTCGCGGCCTTGGCCGTGGTGTGGGTCTTGGTCGCGGCCTTGTCGGCGGTTTTGGCCGTGGTCTTGGCCGTGGTCTTGGCCGCGGTCTTGGACGCAGCCTTGGTGATCGTCTTCTTGGCGGCCTTCGCAGGCGCGGCCTTCGCGGTCGCGGTCTTCTTCACCGGTGCGGTCTTCGTCGTCGCC
The window above is part of the Streptomyces syringium genome. Proteins encoded here:
- the lspA gene encoding signal peptidase II, encoding MTEAEQATGMPEGADGAGEATAGENSAAKGKRRIGVLVSVAAFAYLLDLLSKLLVVAKLEHHDPIQVFGTWLQFNVIRNRGAAFGIGEAMTIVFTVIATAVIVVIARLARKLYSLPWAIALGLLLGGAFGNLTDRLFRSPGGFEGGVVDFIAPAHFAVFNLADSAIVCGGFLIVILSFRGLDPDGTVHTDD
- a CDS encoding TraR/DksA family transcriptional regulator; the encoded protein is MVAKKSVKTAAPAKKAAPAAGKTTRTAPAPATAKKAAPAKKAAPAKKAPAKKVAATKAPATKVPATKAVAKKATTKTAPVKKTATAKAAPAKAAKKTITKAASKTAAKTTAKTTAKTADKAATKTHTTAKAATKISTRAAAEKAAPAEATAVQADPAVQAARAASAKKTGDRTVAVKKTMSEAQAGTTVPGARAGAAEAGALAVRPGEEPWSPEEVAEARTDLRGEVLRLRTEIEAAQEAISGLMRDSGDGAGDDQADTGTKNITREHELALAANAREMLEQTERALERLDAGTYGICENCGNPIGKARMQAFPRATLCVECKQRQERR